Proteins encoded within one genomic window of Fusobacterium perfoetens:
- a CDS encoding potassium channel family protein, giving the protein MQIYQKNQIIYFFKISGIAVILSLILSFGVHLFVEYHLEIEKILLTATKIFFDILPLVFIKQKNFLFKDGPGKATLLILYYLLLVPFIDFSLELDENNRNIQYIFQFLSIFNVLLLIISHIILLKYVVIDFFKRRRKIVARDIGIVITTYMTIAISFGLIYTLLSLFSKEPVFNGVNQAVPTFHFYLQHIYFSFITIATVGYGDIYPITPIGHFLVVMEIMMGIILTNVILGLVIGSGILTTDKK; this is encoded by the coding sequence ATGCAAATTTACCAAAAAAATCAAATAATATATTTCTTTAAAATTTCTGGAATAGCTGTGATTTTATCACTTATTTTATCATTTGGGGTACATCTTTTTGTAGAGTATCATCTAGAGATAGAGAAAATCCTTTTGACAGCTACCAAGATATTTTTTGATATACTGCCACTTGTTTTTATAAAACAAAAGAACTTTTTATTTAAAGATGGTCCGGGAAAAGCCACTCTATTAATATTATACTATCTTTTACTTGTACCATTTATTGATTTTTCTTTGGAGTTAGATGAAAATAATAGAAATATTCAATATATTTTCCAATTCTTATCTATTTTCAATGTACTTCTTTTGATAATATCCCATATAATTTTGTTAAAATATGTAGTGATTGATTTCTTTAAAAGAAGAAGAAAAATTGTTGCAAGGGATATAGGAATAGTAATTACAACTTATATGACAATTGCCATAAGTTTTGGATTAATATATACTTTGCTTAGTCTGTTTAGTAAAGAGCCAGTATTCAATGGAGTTAATCAGGCTGTGCCAACATTCCATTTTTATCTACAACATATCTATTTTAGCTTTATAACCATTGCTACTGTTGGTTACGGAGATATTTATCCAATAACACCTATTGGACATTTCTTAGTGGTTATGGAGATTATGATGGGGATTATCTTAACAAATGTTATCTTGGGACTTGTTATAGGTTCTGGTATTTTAACGACTGATAAAAAATAA